In one Myxocyprinus asiaticus isolate MX2 ecotype Aquarium Trade chromosome 29, UBuf_Myxa_2, whole genome shotgun sequence genomic region, the following are encoded:
- the LOC127420299 gene encoding cyclin-dependent kinase-like 5 isoform X3 — protein sequence MRNPASGDVMHRFEVLGIVGEGAYGVVLKCRHKETNEIVAIKKFKDSEENEEVKETTMRELKMLRTLKQENIVELKEAFRRRGKLYLVFEYVEKNMLELLEDMPNGAPPDKVRNYIYQLIKAIHWCHKNDIVHRDIKPENLLISSDDVLKLCDFGFARNLSESIDANYTEYVATRWYRSPELLLGAPYGKAVDMWSVGCILGELSDGQPLFPGESEIDQLFTIQKVLGPLPPEQMKLFYNNPRFHGLRFPSVSHPQTLERRYLGIISPVLLDLMKNLLLLNPNERFLTEQSLNHHAFQTKRLTERPGPLTPTPVRSSKRKPLIDNSAPSRGHGVKSSGHHHSSSRDCSSLPRHGHEDLHPPSTEAFLNGSVLSANSLSPVMHPKSFQPLNRSASCGKDLATLQHAKEAKSKVSDFDFGKPTDGPGPKYLKSNTPRSQNRHSFVEGKTSTLTGDKEKHSRHGYGDSSATSSSGGKGSSYLSMSKSHGMLSDTKSVSNLSDMRLHPDETGGSPRYFPSSCLDLNMNLNLPTPGSPSLQHSDRSGLSPAVGRRSKLERDGSAVESSVRRSSTRQKSQQQNDGNATDGLDPGGGGGISISSPHEFPYIVGYTSPFSSQQRPHRHSMYVKRERGRPHGGEGGGLTVGQGMSTRASSLQLLTPQLQHRTLPRQLGSSVSRDAGLDDIRGGVYHEQLVDDNGSAKENRMMYSESVPRRVGSFYRVPSPRPDNSFLESSGVTMDSSHNIHQQPYDPWAGSEPLDMGPPEPSKEKEKHGFFRSMKKKKKKTQITDAGDERVPVMRKPLFPLCLSQRSFTHSSSERRHPLVAPPMVTSEGLDQSLMQKSSRSHSHQGSRHRTRSRDREHSRDREQGRDQDQDRERDTDWPTERTPDTHSQPLKSLRKLLHLTSSSNQTSTDLHYPLPPQSSSKSSSFVESRGHGGSMQPKSRQAAYPGSGPLESTWHSTALGRPEGNPYSEQLTSKSGPNGFSRHFRSRLPNLNDLKETAL from the exons GAGACAAATGAAATCGTGGCCATTAAAAAGTTCAAGGACAGTGAGG AAAATGAGGAGGTGAAGGAGACGACCATGCGGGAGCTGAAGATGCTCCGTACGCTCAAGCAGGAAAACATCGTAGAGCTGAAGGAGGCGTTTCGGCGGCGGGGGAAACTCTACCTCGTCTTTGAGTATGTCGagaag AACATGTTAGAGCTGTTGGAGGACATGCCCAATGGCGCTCCACCTGACAAGGTTCGGAACTACATCTATCAGCTGATCAAAGCCATTCACTGGTGCCATAAGAATGACATCGTCCACAGAG atATCAAGCCAGAGAATCTCCTCATCAGTTCTGATGATGTGCTCAAACTGTGTGACTTTG GTTTTGCTCGGAATCTCTCGGAGAGCATTGATGCAAATTACACTGAGTACGTGGCGACCAGATGGTACCGTTCACCAGAACTGCTGCTggg gGCTCCGTACGGTAAAGCGGTGGACATGTGGTCAGTCGGGTGTATTCTGGGAGAGTTGAGTGACGGTCAGCCTTTATTTCCGGGTGAGAGCGAGATCGACCAGCTCTTCACTATCCAGAAGGTTTTAGGACCACTGCCACCTGAACAGATGAAACTATTCTACAATAATCCGCGATTTCATGGGCTACGG ttTCCCTCAGTAAGTCATCCCCAGACTCTGGAGAGGAGATATCTTGGAATCATCAGCCCTGTCTTGCTTGACCTCATGAAG AACCTGTTATTGTTAAATCCGAATGAACGCTTCCTGACAGAGCAGAGTCTGAATCACCACGCCTTCCAGACCAAGCGCCTGACGGAGCGACCCGGCCCGCTTACACCCACACCTGTCCGCTCCTCCAAAAGAAAACCTCTTATTGACAACAGCGCCCCCAGCAG ggGCCATGGGGTAAAGAGTTCAGGTCACCATCACTCCAGTAGTCGCGACTGCTCCAGTCTGCCTCGCCATGGTCACGAAGACCTTCATCCGCCCAGCACCGAGGCATTCTTGAATGGGTCTGTACTGAGCGCCAACAGCCTGAGTCCAGTTATGCATCCCAAATCCTTTCAACCACTCAACCGCTCTGCATCATGCGGTAAAGACCTGGCGACCCTGCAACATGCCAAGGAGGCCAAATCTAAAGTCAGCGACTTTGACTTTGGAAAGCCAACGGATGGCCCTGGACCGAAATACCTGAAATCAAACACACCTCGTTCCCAAAACCGCCACTCCTTCGTGGAGGGCAAGACTAGTACGTTGACAGGTGACAAGGAGAAACACAGTCGTCACGGTTATGGCGACTCATCTGCGACATCGTCCTCAGGTGGGAAGGGGTCGTCGTACCTGAGTATGTCGAAAAGTCACGGCATGCTCAGTGACACTAAATCCGTGAGCAACCTCAGCGACATGCGCCTGCATCCTGACGAAACTGGTGGATCACCGCGATACTTCCCCAGCAGTTGCCTAGACCTCAACATGAACTTGAACTTGCCGACGCCAGGCAGTCCATCGCTACAACACAGCGACCGCTCCGGCCTCAGTCCTGCCGTGGGGCGTCGCAGTAAACTGGAGCGTGATGGAAGTGCAGTGGAGTCATCTGTCCGCCGATCCTCGACGCGGCAAAAGAGCCAACAGCAAAATGACGGTAATGCAACTGATGGGCTTGACCCTGGAGGTGGAGGAGGTATTTCTATCTCGTCGCCCCATGAGTTCCCCTACATCGTGGGCTACACCAGCCCGTTCTCCTCCCAACAGCGGCCGCACAGACATTCTATGTATGTGAAGCGGGAACGGGGGCGACCCCACGGAGGTGAGGGGGGTGGGTTAACAGTAGGACAGGGGATGTCCACCAGGGCCAGCAGTCTGCAACTCTTGACACCTCAGTTGCAGCATCGGACTTTGCCAAGACAACTGGGCAGCTCTGTTTCACGGGATGCGGGATTAGACGACATCAGG GGAGGTGTGTATCATGAACAGCTTGTGGATGACAATGGATCAGCCAAAGAGAACCGCATGATGTACAGCGAATCTGTTCCACGCCGTGTCGGGAGCTTCTACAGAG TGCCGTCGCCCAGACCTGATAACTCCTTCCTAGAAAGTTCAGGGGTCACAATGGACAGCAGCCACAACATACACCAACAACCCTATGACCCCTG GGCGGGGTCTGAGCCGCTGGATATGGGTCCACCAGAACCGTCCAAAGAGAAGGAGAAACATGGATTCTTCAGATccatgaagaaaaagaaaaagaagacacaaatt ACAGACGCTGGTGACGAGCGAGTTCCTGTCATGAGGAAACCTCTTTTTCCTCTTTGTCTCTCTCAGAGGAGCTTCACGCACAGCTCCTCTGAGAGAAGACACCCTCTAGTGGCCCCACCAATG GTGACGAGCGAAGGGCTGGATCAGTCGTTGATGCAGAAATCATCGCGGTCGCACAGTCATCAAGGCAGCAGACATCGCACGCGGAgcagagacagagaacacagccgaGACAGGGAGCAAGGTCGCGACCAAGATCAGGACCGAGAACGCGACACGGACTGGCCCACCGAGAGAACACCTGACACTCACTCACAG CCTCTCAAGTCTTTGCGGAAACTTCTTCATCTCACCTCCTCCTCCAACCAGACCTCCACAGACCTACATTACCCCCTGCCCCCTCAGTCCTCCTCTAAAAGCAGCAGTTTTGTGGAGTCTCGTGGCCACGGTGGCTCCATGCAGCCCAAAAGCCGCCAGGCTGCATATCCGGGCTCCGGGCCCCTGGAGTCCACCTGGCACTCCACCGCTCTGGGTCGGCCCGAGGGAAACCCGTATTCAGAACAGCTGACCTCCAAATCAGGTCCCAATGGCTTCAGTCGTCACTTTCGCTCACGTTTGCCAAACCTGAACGACCTTAAAGAGACTGCGCTGTAA